In the genome of Globicephala melas chromosome 7, mGloMel1.2, whole genome shotgun sequence, one region contains:
- the CYTIP gene encoding cytohesin-interacting protein isoform X2 yields the protein MLALTRSSSLDHTFFWSQRKLVTVEKQNKGKFGFEIQTYRLQNQNTCSSEMCTLICKIQEDSPAHCAGLQAGDVLANINGVSTEGFTHKQVVDLIRSSGNLLMIETLNGTMILKRRELEAKLQVLKQTLKRKWVEFRSLQLQEQRLLHGDAANCPSLENMDIDESALFGPLPGSALLDRSRLSSESSCKSCLSSMTIDSEDGYQTCVSEDSSREAFSRQTSTDDECFVLKDGDDFLKRCSSRRNQSISSASSGSMSPLWEGNFSSMFGTLPRKSRRGSVRKQLLKFIPGLHRAVEEEESRF from the exons CTTGCTCTGACGAGATCAAGTTCTTTAGATCATACCTTTTTCTGGTCTCAAAG aAAGCTTGTTActgtggaaaaacaaaataaaggaaaatttggGTTTGAAATTCAG ACTTACAGGCTCCAAAACCAGAACACCTGCTCCTCAGAGATGTGCACCCTGATCTGCAAAATCCAGGAGGATAGCCCAGCACACTGTGCTGGCCTGCAAGCTG GTGATGTCCTTGCAAATATCAATGGTGTGAGCACAGAAGGTTTCACCCACAAACAAGTTGTTGACCTGATCAGATCATCAGGAAACCTGCTAAT GATAGAGACTCTTAATGGAACAATGATTCTCAAAAGAAGAGAACTTGAGGCAAAGCTGCAAGTTTTAAAG caaACCTTGAAGAGAAAATGGGTGGAGTTCAGATCTCTGCAGTTACAGGAACAGCGCCTGCTTCATG GTGATGCAGCTAACTGCCCAAGTTTGGAAAATATGGACATAGATGAATCAGCTTTGTTTGGACCCCTGCCGGGTTCAGCTCTCCTGGACCGGAGTCGCTTATCCAGTGAGAGCAGCTGTAAGAGCTGCCTGAGCTCCATGACGATAGACAGTGAGGATGGGTACCAGACATGTGTGTCTGAAGACTCGAGCAGGGAAGCCTTCAGCCGGCAGACAAGCACAGATGATGAGTGTTTTGTCCTCAAGGATGGGGATGATTTTCTGAAGAGGTGTTCTTCAAGGAGGAACCAGAGCATTAGTTCTGCTAGTAGTGGGTCCATGTCTCCCTTGTGGGAAGGCAACTTCTCAAGCATGTTTGGGACTCTGCCCAGGAAAAGCAGAAGGGGAAGTGTCCGGAAACAGCTCTTAAAATTCATCCCTGGCCTTCATCGCGctgtggaagaggaagagagtCGCTTTTAA